One stretch of Emys orbicularis isolate rEmyOrb1 chromosome 7, rEmyOrb1.hap1, whole genome shotgun sequence DNA includes these proteins:
- the VDAC2 gene encoding LOW QUALITY PROTEIN: voltage-dependent anion-selective channel protein 2 (The sequence of the model RefSeq protein was modified relative to this genomic sequence to represent the inferred CDS: deleted 1 base in 1 codon), translating into MTYPPPCSPPPPRPPMAIPPSYADLGKSARDIFNKGYGFGLVKLDVKTKSASGVEFTTAGSSNTDTGKVNGSLETKYKWAEYGLTFTEKWNTDNTLGTEIAIEDQIAKGLKLTFDTTFSPNTGKKSGKIKSSYKRECVNLGCDVDFDFAGPAIHGSAVVGYEGWLAGYQMTFDSAKSKLTRNNFSVGYKTGDFQLHTNVNDGSEFGGSIYQKVSDSLDTAVNLAWTAGSNSTRFGIAAKYQLDSTASISAKVNNSSLVGVGYTQTLRPGVKLTLSALVDGKSINSGGHKLGLVWSWKLETAEETAARKGYQKNLALKMYFQCDQQAFFPKRDDLEQELYSKYFRQLLVSWFLVKLVTYLVINSALVQSLIHYLNVFNCLMRYPQIMK; encoded by the exons CTCCAATGGCAATCCCTCCATCATATGCAGATCTTGGCAAATCTGCCAGAGATATCTTCAACAAAGGCTATG GTTTTGGGCTGGTGAAACTGGACGTGAAAACAAAGTCTGCAAGCGGGGTG GAATTCACAACAGCTGGTTCATCAAACACAGACACAGGGAAAGTGAATGGGAGCTTGGAGACCAAATACAAATGGGCTGAGTATGGTCTGACTTTCACAGAAAAATGGAACACAGATAACACTCTGGGAACAGAAATTGCGATTGAAGATCAG ATTGCCAAAGGTTTGAAGCTGACGTTTGACACAACCTTCTCACCAAACACGGG GAAGAAAAGTGGCAAAATTAAGTCATCTTATAAACGTGAATGCGTAAATCTTGGTTGTGATGTTGACTTTGATTTTGCTGGACCTGCGATCCATGGCTCCGCTGTCGTTGGTTACGAGGGCTGGCTTGCTGGTTATCAGATGACTTTTGATAGTGCCAAATCAAAGCTGACAAGGAATAACTTCTCTGTGGGTTACAAAACTGGAGACTTCCAACTGCACACTAACGT CAATGATGGGTCAGAATTTGGTGGCTCAATTTACCAGAAAGTGAGCGACAGTCTTGATACTGCTGTAAATCTAGCTTGGACAGCAGGCAGCAACAGCACTCGTTTTGGCATTGCAGCTAAATACCAGTTGGATTCCACTGCTTCCATCTCT GCAAAAGTGAACAACTCTAGTTTAGTTGGAGTGGGTTACACCCAGACCTTGAGGCCAG GTGTGAAGCTTACACTCTCTGCCCTGGTAGATGGGAAGAGCATCAATTCTGGAGGTCATAAACTTGGT TTGGTCTGGAGTTGGAAGCTTGAAACAGCCGAAGAAACTGCTGCAAGGAAGGGATATCAGAAGAATTTGGccttaaaaatgtatttccagtGTGATCAGCAGGCTTTTTTTCCCAAGAGGGATGACCTAGAACAAGAGCTGTATTCAAAGTATTTTAGACAGTTACTTGTTAGCTGGTTTCTAGTTAAATTGGTTACCTATCTAGTTATCAATTCTGCATTAGTGCAGTCACTTATacattatttaaatgtatttaactgTTTAATGCGCTACCCACAAATAATGAAATAG